The Vibrio pomeroyi genome window below encodes:
- the panB gene encoding 3-methyl-2-oxobutanoate hydroxymethyltransferase, which produces MKKVTINDLIKCKTEGRKFATSTAYDASFAQLFESQEMPVLLVGDSLGMVLQGHNDTLPVTVEEIAYHTRSVRAGSPNCLLMADMPFMSYATPEQACESAATLMRAGANMVKIEGGSWLVDTVKMLTERAVPVCAHLGLTPQSVNIFGGYKIQGRDDEQADKMVADALALQNAGAQIVLLECVPASLAKRITEACDVPVIGIGAGNVTDGQILVMHDMFGISANYMPKFSKNFLAETGDMRKAVALYKEEVESARFPDEAHTIA; this is translated from the coding sequence ATGAAAAAAGTAACCATTAACGACCTTATCAAATGCAAAACTGAAGGCCGTAAATTCGCGACTTCGACAGCTTACGATGCGAGCTTTGCTCAATTATTCGAAAGCCAAGAAATGCCAGTGCTACTTGTCGGTGATTCACTGGGTATGGTTCTACAAGGCCATAACGACACATTACCAGTTACCGTTGAAGAGATTGCTTACCATACGCGCTCAGTGCGTGCAGGTAGCCCTAACTGCCTTCTGATGGCTGACATGCCTTTCATGAGCTACGCGACTCCAGAGCAAGCTTGTGAGAGCGCTGCAACCTTAATGCGTGCTGGCGCGAACATGGTAAAAATCGAAGGCGGAAGCTGGTTGGTTGATACTGTGAAAATGCTAACAGAGCGTGCAGTACCAGTTTGTGCACATTTGGGCTTAACGCCTCAGTCTGTGAACATCTTTGGTGGTTACAAGATTCAAGGCCGTGACGACGAGCAAGCCGATAAAATGGTTGCTGATGCTCTAGCATTGCAAAATGCAGGCGCACAAATCGTTCTACTTGAATGTGTACCAGCTTCATTAGCAAAACGAATTACAGAAGCTTGTGACGTACCGGTTATCGGTATCGGCGCAGGTAACGTTACCGATGGTCAGATCCTTGTTATGCATGACATGTTCGGTATTTCTGCGAATTACATGCCGAAATTCTCTAAGAATTTCCTAGCTGAAACAGGTGACATGCGTAAGGCAGTAGCTCTATACAAAGAAGAAGTAGAGAGCGCGCGCTTCCCTGATGAAGCTCATACAATCGCTTAG
- the gluQRS gene encoding tRNA glutamyl-Q(34) synthetase GluQRS, translating into MNYIGRFAPSPSGPLHFGSLVAALGSYFQAKSNQGKWLVRMEDLDPPREMAGAADLILKTLEAYHLFWDGEVVYQSQRHDMYQAQIDQWVADKQAYYCQCTRKQIKALGGFYNGHCRHVGLIDSGEQAVRLCMDYPVESFDDVRHGTIQIPKALAEEDFIIKRRDGLFAYNLAVVLDDIDQGVTEVVRGADLIEPTGRQISLYKTLKQKTVSYLHLPLATDGLGNKLSKQNHATAIDLDNPKPTLLNAMQFLGFTIPEAICEASIDEILLWGCQQWNVNQLPDSLQKEHCN; encoded by the coding sequence ATGAATTATATCGGGCGCTTTGCACCATCACCGTCAGGTCCTCTTCATTTTGGCTCACTTGTTGCTGCTCTTGGTAGCTACTTCCAAGCGAAATCTAACCAAGGAAAGTGGTTGGTTCGTATGGAAGACTTAGACCCACCAAGAGAAATGGCTGGAGCTGCAGACCTGATTCTTAAGACGCTTGAGGCTTACCATCTCTTTTGGGATGGCGAAGTCGTCTATCAAAGTCAACGTCACGACATGTATCAAGCGCAAATTGATCAATGGGTCGCTGATAAACAAGCCTATTACTGCCAATGCACTCGTAAACAGATAAAAGCCTTAGGTGGTTTCTATAATGGTCACTGCAGACACGTAGGTTTGATTGATTCAGGTGAGCAAGCAGTACGCTTGTGCATGGATTATCCTGTCGAGTCGTTTGACGATGTTCGTCACGGTACAATCCAGATACCTAAGGCATTGGCGGAAGAAGACTTCATTATCAAACGCCGAGATGGATTGTTTGCTTATAACTTGGCGGTTGTCCTTGATGATATCGACCAAGGGGTGACAGAAGTTGTTAGAGGCGCTGACCTAATCGAACCAACAGGTCGACAAATCAGTTTGTATAAGACACTCAAGCAAAAAACCGTCAGTTACCTGCACTTACCATTGGCAACCGATGGCTTGGGGAATAAACTGTCAAAACAGAACCACGCCACAGCCATCGATCTCGACAACCCAAAACCAACACTACTTAATGCCATGCAATTCTTAGGTTTCACTATTCCTGAGGCTATTTGTGAGGCTTCAATCGATGAGATTTTATTGTGGGGCTGCCAACAATGGAACGTCAATCAGTTACCTGATAGTTTACAAAAAGAGCACTGTAATTAG
- the panC gene encoding pantoate--beta-alanine ligase, whose protein sequence is MQTFAEIAALREQIKQFKRDGRTVAFVPTMGNLHEGHLTLVKKARELADIVVVSIFVNPMQFDRADDLNNYPRTLEADLSKLTGEGVELVFTPTPEVMYPEGLDKQTFVEVPGISHMLEGASRPGHFRGVSTIVTKLFNIVQPDFACFGEKDFQQLAVIRQMTTDLALDIEVVGVATVREMDGLAMSSRNSNLTIDERQRAPVLARTMRWISSAIRGGRDDYASVIEDATDQLRAADLQPDEIFICDAKTLQAITSESTQAVILMSAFLGKTRLIDNQVLDLVTETKEEVKEETAE, encoded by the coding sequence ATGCAAACTTTTGCTGAAATAGCGGCTCTTCGTGAGCAGATTAAACAGTTTAAGCGTGATGGACGTACGGTTGCTTTTGTTCCGACAATGGGAAACCTGCATGAAGGCCACTTAACTCTGGTAAAGAAAGCGCGCGAGCTGGCTGACATTGTTGTGGTAAGCATCTTTGTTAACCCAATGCAGTTTGACCGTGCTGACGATCTAAACAACTACCCTCGTACGTTAGAAGCTGATTTAAGCAAACTAACAGGCGAAGGGGTTGAACTGGTATTTACACCAACGCCAGAGGTTATGTACCCAGAAGGATTAGACAAGCAGACGTTTGTTGAAGTCCCGGGAATCTCTCACATGCTTGAAGGTGCTTCGCGTCCGGGTCACTTCCGCGGTGTCTCAACGATTGTCACTAAACTGTTCAATATCGTTCAGCCAGATTTTGCATGCTTCGGCGAGAAAGATTTCCAGCAACTTGCTGTGATTCGTCAGATGACGACTGACTTAGCGTTAGACATTGAAGTTGTGGGTGTCGCGACGGTTCGTGAAATGGACGGTTTGGCAATGAGCTCTCGCAATAGCAATCTCACCATTGATGAGCGCCAACGCGCACCTGTTCTAGCGCGCACCATGCGTTGGATCAGCAGCGCAATTCGCGGCGGTCGCGATGATTACGCATCAGTGATTGAAGATGCAACAGACCAGCTTCGCGCAGCAGATCTGCAACCAGATGAGATCTTCATCTGTGACGCTAAGACTCTACAAGCCATCACTTCAGAATCAACTCAAGCAGTGATTCTTATGTCAGCCTTCCTAGGTAAGACTCGTCTTATCGACAACCAAGTTCTTGATTTGGTAACGGAAACGAAAGAAGAAGTGAAAGAAGAAACGGCTGAGTAA
- the sfsA gene encoding DNA/RNA nuclease SfsA, protein MHFNPPLESATLIKRYKRFLTDIKLPDGSERTIHCANTGAMTGCATPGNTVWYSTSDNAKRKYPNSWEISETDKGHRICVNTARANQLAVEAIENGTIVELLGYNALRTEVKYGSENSRIDILLEDNEKPPCYIEVKSVTLLDEQQVSTKQEASTEGQGFFPDAVTTRGQKHLRELTEMVESGNRAVLLFTVLHSGIEKVSAAHHIDAKYSLLLKQAQDAGVEVLCYKAELSSTQIQLKQSVEFINN, encoded by the coding sequence ATGCACTTCAATCCACCATTAGAGTCAGCGACTCTTATCAAACGCTATAAACGTTTCCTCACCGACATCAAACTTCCAGACGGCAGCGAGCGTACGATTCACTGTGCTAACACTGGAGCGATGACAGGATGTGCGACCCCAGGTAACACCGTTTGGTACTCAACATCTGATAATGCAAAAAGAAAGTACCCAAACAGCTGGGAGATCTCAGAAACAGACAAAGGTCACCGTATTTGTGTAAATACTGCGCGAGCAAACCAGCTAGCGGTGGAAGCAATTGAAAATGGGACTATAGTTGAACTCTTAGGTTATAACGCGTTACGAACCGAAGTGAAGTATGGTAGCGAGAATAGTCGAATTGACATTCTGCTTGAAGATAACGAAAAGCCACCTTGTTACATCGAAGTAAAAAGCGTCACTTTGCTCGACGAGCAACAAGTGTCAACTAAGCAAGAGGCCTCTACCGAAGGACAAGGTTTTTTCCCTGATGCGGTCACCACCAGAGGCCAAAAACATCTGCGTGAACTCACAGAAATGGTCGAATCTGGAAATAGAGCCGTACTTTTATTCACTGTTTTGCATTCAGGTATTGAAAAAGTGTCTGCGGCACACCATATAGACGCCAAATATTCGTTATTACTAAAACAAGCACAAGACGCTGGAGTTGAAGTGCTTTGCTATAAAGCAGAGCTCAGCAGTACTCAAATACAACTAAAACAATCTGTTGAATTTATCAATAACTGA
- the folK gene encoding 2-amino-4-hydroxy-6-hydroxymethyldihydropteridine diphosphokinase yields the protein MITAYIAVGSNLADPVSQANLAIETLKSLPRSTFIATSQLYSSTPMGPQNQPDYINAVVAIQTELTPIELLDCTQKIELEQGRVRKDERWGPRTLDLDIVLYGNEVIDSERLIVPHYGMKEREFVLYPLAEIAPSLQLPDGTELTELLKIVDKNGLNVWQQ from the coding sequence ATGATCACTGCTTACATTGCGGTCGGCAGCAACCTTGCCGACCCAGTTAGCCAAGCAAATTTGGCTATCGAAACGCTAAAAAGCCTACCGCGATCAACGTTTATTGCGACCTCTCAGCTATATAGTAGCACTCCAATGGGACCGCAAAATCAACCGGACTACATCAACGCGGTGGTGGCAATCCAAACCGAATTAACGCCAATTGAACTGCTTGATTGCACTCAAAAAATCGAGCTAGAGCAAGGGCGCGTCCGTAAAGACGAGCGTTGGGGTCCAAGAACCTTGGATCTCGACATTGTGTTATACGGCAATGAGGTGATCGATTCAGAGCGCTTAATCGTTCCTCATTACGGAATGAAAGAACGAGAGTTTGTACTCTACCCGCTTGCTGAAATCGCACCAAGTTTACAACTCCCTGATGGGACTGAGCTGACAGAGCTACTCAAAATAGTAGATAAGAACGGGCTCAATGTTTGGCAGCAATAG
- the pcnB gene encoding polynucleotide adenylyltransferase PcnB, with protein sequence MNTNDNTPSEQRGFHELALNIYTRQEHNISRKQISDNALKVLYRLNGAGFDAFLVGGGVRDILLGSQPKDFDIATNATPEQIKNLFRNCRLIGRRFRLAHIMFGRDIIEVATFRGHHQEPSKNVSAQSKEGMLLRDNVYGSVDEDAERRDFTINAMYYNIADYSIHDYAGGVEDLEDKLIRLIGDPETRYREDPVRMLRAMRFAAKLDFDIEEDTADPIEELAHLLKDIPAARLYEESLKLLQSGHGLETYHLMREYNLFQQMFPAIAEFFTEDYDSHTEQMLDLVLDSTDLRIEDGKRVNPAFMFAAILWYPMNKLADKLVAEQGMAHYDAIMEASNIILDQQVKSIAIPRRHTATIREVWQLQLRLPRRNGKRAVRLMELNKFRAGYDFLEMRGEIEGGETKDLAKWWERYQTAGRNMRQAMANDVAAPAKSGNRRRKTYRNKKSKQSE encoded by the coding sequence ATGAATACAAACGACAATACCCCAAGCGAACAACGCGGATTCCACGAATTAGCTCTGAATATTTATACTCGTCAAGAGCACAATATTTCACGCAAGCAGATCAGCGACAACGCACTAAAAGTGTTATATCGCCTGAATGGTGCGGGTTTTGACGCGTTTTTAGTCGGTGGTGGTGTACGCGATATCCTATTAGGCTCTCAGCCAAAAGATTTTGATATTGCGACCAACGCAACGCCAGAGCAAATCAAGAACCTTTTCAGAAACTGTCGCCTAATCGGTCGCCGTTTCCGCTTGGCGCACATCATGTTTGGTCGTGACATCATCGAAGTAGCCACTTTCCGTGGTCACCATCAAGAGCCATCGAAAAACGTGTCTGCACAATCTAAAGAAGGCATGCTGCTACGCGATAACGTATACGGCAGTGTTGATGAAGATGCAGAGCGCCGCGATTTCACAATCAACGCGATGTACTACAACATTGCAGACTACAGCATCCACGATTACGCAGGTGGTGTAGAAGATTTAGAAGACAAACTGATCCGTCTAATCGGCGATCCAGAAACACGCTACCGCGAAGACCCAGTACGTATGCTACGTGCAATGCGCTTCGCCGCTAAACTGGACTTCGATATTGAAGAAGACACAGCCGATCCAATTGAAGAACTGGCGCACCTTCTAAAAGATATCCCAGCGGCACGTCTTTACGAAGAATCTCTTAAATTGCTTCAATCAGGCCATGGTTTAGAAACCTACCACCTGATGCGCGAATACAACCTGTTCCAACAGATGTTCCCAGCAATCGCTGAGTTCTTCACTGAAGATTACGACTCTCATACAGAACAGATGCTTGACTTGGTACTCGACTCGACTGACCTTCGCATCGAAGATGGTAAACGCGTAAACCCTGCGTTTATGTTTGCTGCGATTCTTTGGTACCCAATGAACAAGTTGGCAGACAAGCTAGTCGCAGAGCAAGGCATGGCGCACTACGATGCGATCATGGAAGCAAGCAACATCATCCTTGACCAGCAAGTTAAATCTATTGCAATCCCTCGTCGTCACACAGCAACCATTCGTGAAGTTTGGCAGCTGCAATTACGACTGCCTCGCCGCAACGGTAAACGTGCCGTTCGCCTAATGGAGCTAAACAAGTTCCGTGCAGGCTACGATTTCCTAGAAATGCGTGGTGAGATTGAAGGTGGCGAAACCAAAGATCTAGCGAAATGGTGGGAGCGCTACCAAACAGCCGGTCGCAATATGCGCCAAGCCATGGCTAATGATGTAGCAGCGCCAGCAAAGTCAGGTAATCGTCGCCGTAAGACTTACCGAAACAAAAAGAGTAAGCAATCAGAATGA
- the hrpB gene encoding ATP-dependent helicase HrpB has product MPDLLAGVETHTQLILKAAPGAGKSTFFPLQLVKTNAVQGKIIMLEPRRLAARNIATYLASQLGEKVGESIGFRVRGESKTSSTTRLEIVTEGIMTRMIQTDPELTGVDMVIFDEFHERSIHADTALAFSLEIQDALRDDLKVVVMSATLDQQALQSLLPNAKYVESQGRTFPVDFRYQPLNTNEYLAPKMANVIRSLMEKESGSLLAFLPGVSAIKQVESQLEQLSSDIDVCPLYGQLSFSQQQKAIALSETGPRKVVLATNIAETSLTIEGIRLVVDSGLERVAKFDLKTGITKLEQVKISQSSAEQRAGRAGRIEEGLCVRLYSETQLMQQPAVPEPEILHSDLSSLVAELTQWGAANADELQWLDIPPQASVEQAKQLLQSLELLDNNGQFTALGKQAQRLGLEPRIASMLIKAQQNSPSLLNAAIVAAALLEEPERNVTDIQHSLHRLKQRKHSKNSVVMQRAKSLASKLNHHVDLSQLDESLLPLVLCFAFPDRIAQARSATSSAFLLTNGHGAEVRDDDPLANNDYIVVIDLMRSTGRASQIFLATAVDIAQLEEAFPKLFACSDYADWDEKRGRLVVEQRVSLGKLIISTKALPEPSANQASQALLNYIARCGLDHLHWTPAAKQLVERVRCAQLWMPEHDWPAMDNASLMEHLDTWLSPYLNGIKSAKGLSNVSIEQALSAYLSWPLNQEIDQWLPTHYVMPTGSKKAIRYQYQSEPVISVRMQEVFGEQDSPLIAQGRKKVVLELLSPAQRPLQITQDLAGFWAGAYKEVQKEMKGRYPKHPWPDDPANHVATTKTKRQLNR; this is encoded by the coding sequence ATGCCAGATCTGCTCGCTGGCGTAGAAACACACACTCAACTTATTCTTAAGGCCGCTCCCGGTGCAGGTAAGTCAACATTCTTCCCTTTACAACTGGTTAAGACTAATGCCGTTCAAGGCAAAATTATCATGCTTGAACCTAGGCGTTTGGCGGCAAGAAATATTGCGACTTACTTGGCGAGCCAATTGGGAGAGAAGGTCGGGGAGAGCATAGGTTTTAGAGTTCGTGGTGAATCTAAAACCAGCAGCACAACGCGCTTGGAGATCGTTACCGAAGGGATCATGACAAGAATGATCCAAACCGACCCTGAATTGACTGGGGTGGACATGGTGATCTTCGATGAGTTTCACGAACGAAGTATTCATGCCGATACCGCTTTGGCTTTTAGCCTAGAGATCCAAGATGCGCTACGTGATGATCTGAAAGTGGTTGTGATGTCGGCAACTTTAGATCAACAAGCGCTGCAGTCTTTATTGCCGAATGCCAAATATGTTGAATCTCAGGGTCGTACTTTCCCGGTCGACTTCCGCTATCAACCTCTGAATACCAATGAATATTTAGCCCCAAAAATGGCGAATGTAATTCGCTCTTTGATGGAGAAGGAATCCGGTTCGTTGTTAGCATTCTTGCCTGGAGTGTCTGCGATTAAGCAGGTGGAGTCGCAATTAGAACAACTCTCTAGCGATATCGATGTGTGCCCTTTGTATGGTCAACTCAGTTTTTCTCAACAGCAGAAGGCGATAGCACTGTCTGAGACAGGGCCTCGAAAAGTGGTGTTGGCCACCAATATTGCTGAAACCTCTTTGACCATTGAGGGCATTCGCTTAGTGGTGGACTCAGGTCTTGAACGAGTCGCCAAGTTTGATTTGAAAACCGGCATCACCAAGCTTGAGCAAGTGAAAATCTCGCAGTCTTCCGCTGAACAGCGTGCAGGCCGTGCAGGGAGAATTGAGGAAGGCCTGTGTGTTCGCTTGTACAGCGAAACGCAGTTAATGCAGCAACCCGCTGTACCGGAGCCTGAAATTCTACATTCGGATCTCTCTTCATTGGTGGCTGAGTTGACGCAATGGGGCGCTGCAAATGCAGACGAGTTGCAATGGCTAGATATTCCGCCACAAGCTTCAGTTGAGCAAGCCAAGCAACTGCTGCAAAGCCTTGAGCTATTAGACAACAATGGCCAATTTACGGCGCTAGGTAAACAGGCTCAACGATTAGGTCTTGAGCCACGTATCGCCAGCATGCTGATAAAAGCGCAACAGAACAGCCCATCATTGCTGAATGCTGCGATTGTCGCCGCTGCTTTACTTGAAGAGCCTGAACGCAACGTCACCGATATTCAGCATTCGTTGCACCGACTTAAGCAAAGAAAGCATTCGAAAAACAGCGTGGTGATGCAGCGAGCGAAAAGTCTCGCCAGCAAACTCAATCATCACGTAGATTTGTCACAACTTGACGAATCATTGTTACCATTAGTGCTTTGTTTTGCATTCCCTGACCGAATAGCTCAAGCGAGAAGTGCAACCAGTAGTGCTTTCCTTCTTACGAATGGTCACGGCGCTGAGGTGCGTGATGATGATCCATTGGCGAATAACGATTACATCGTGGTGATTGATTTGATGCGCAGCACAGGGCGAGCCAGTCAGATTTTCTTGGCAACTGCTGTCGATATTGCGCAGTTAGAAGAAGCGTTTCCAAAACTCTTTGCCTGTTCAGATTATGCGGATTGGGATGAAAAACGTGGACGCTTAGTTGTCGAGCAGCGAGTCTCTTTAGGCAAACTGATTATCAGCACCAAAGCGTTACCAGAGCCGAGTGCGAATCAGGCGAGCCAAGCGCTACTCAATTATATCGCTCGATGTGGGCTTGACCATTTACATTGGACGCCTGCTGCGAAGCAGCTAGTTGAACGCGTACGTTGCGCCCAGCTTTGGATGCCAGAGCATGATTGGCCTGCGATGGATAATGCTAGCTTAATGGAACATCTAGATACTTGGTTATCGCCGTATTTGAATGGCATTAAGTCAGCAAAAGGGTTGTCGAATGTTTCCATTGAACAAGCACTGTCGGCGTACCTTAGTTGGCCGTTGAATCAAGAAATCGACCAATGGTTACCGACGCATTACGTGATGCCTACAGGCAGTAAAAAAGCGATTCGATACCAATATCAATCGGAGCCTGTGATCTCGGTGCGAATGCAAGAAGTCTTTGGTGAACAAGACTCACCATTGATAGCGCAAGGTCGTAAAAAAGTCGTGCTTGAGTTACTTTCTCCAGCGCAGCGACCACTGCAAATCACTCAAGATTTAGCTGGCTTTTGGGCTGGCGCGTACAAAGAAGTACAAAAAGAGATGAAAGGCCGTTACCCAAAACATCCTTGGCCCGATGACCCTGCTAACCATGTAGCAACCACTAAAACCAAACGACAGTTGAACCGATGA
- the dksA gene encoding RNA polymerase-binding protein DksA, which translates to MPESKKKALGILAIAGVEPYQEKPGEEYMSPEQTEHFTKILAAWRNQLREEVDRTVHHMQDEAANFPDPVDRASQEEEFSLELRNRDRERRLIKKIEKTLDKIEEDDFGFCDSCGIEIGIRRLEARPTADLCIDCKTLAEIKEKQMQG; encoded by the coding sequence ATGCCAGAATCTAAGAAAAAAGCGCTAGGCATCCTAGCCATCGCAGGTGTTGAACCGTACCAAGAAAAGCCAGGTGAAGAATACATGTCACCTGAGCAAACGGAACATTTTACAAAAATTTTAGCAGCTTGGCGCAACCAGCTCAGGGAAGAAGTTGATCGTACTGTTCACCACATGCAGGACGAAGCAGCGAATTTCCCAGACCCAGTTGACCGTGCTTCTCAAGAAGAAGAATTCAGCCTAGAGCTACGCAACCGTGACCGTGAGCGTCGTCTAATCAAGAAAATTGAAAAGACACTAGACAAGATCGAAGAAGACGATTTCGGCTTCTGTGATTCTTGCGGTATCGAGATTGGCATTCGTCGCCTTGAAGCTCGTCCAACTGCTGACCTTTGTATTGACTGTAAAACACTTGCAGAGATCAAAGAGAAACAGATGCAAGGTTAA
- the mrcB gene encoding penicillin-binding protein 1B, translating to MMTKMLTPKKAPPKKAPAKKSPATKAKPRKPRAAAKKTKPRAKKTGNRGWLKLLWGIAWKAGLALAALLLFVGIYLDSVVKQRFEGQLFDLPTVVYARVLDLSPGTAVSLTQVKNELDVLNYRKVNSPRHPGEYSSSSTKIEMIRRPFEFVDGPEADRHVMLHFNGNELTRIQSLEKKGDMGYLRVEPKMLGMLEKSNDEQRLFLKRNQFPEVMVDALLATEDRNFYQHDGVSPLAIARAMVVNVKAGRTVQGGSTLTQQLAKNLFLSSERTLWRKVREAYIALILDHRYSKDRILEAYLNEVYLGQNGGQAIHGFGLASRLYFGQPIQELRIDQLALLVGMVKGPSYYNPVRYPERAKTRRDLVLRLLMQQDILTPRQYEEAASRDLDIQDNPRIASRQPAYFQQVNIELKKYVGDRFEAKKGIRVFTSLDPVSQDKLEKSIARKVPDLSKTAGNKLEAAAIAVDRNTGEIRAMVGGKRTGYDGFNRALNASRPIGSLVKPAIYLTALEQPDKYTLATTLMDTPLSLKGSKGSVWSPRNFDRKFRGDVPLYVALSKSYNVPTVRLGMQLGIDSVSDTIGKLGVDKNEIRPVPSMFLGSFSLTPFQVAQMYQTITNSGRIAPLSALRSVVDNDGEVLYQSIPRVSQSVDQQAAWLTTYAMKRGVSEGTGRFLQGQFAWAGLAGKTGTSNDSRDSWFVGVDGREVTTIWLGRDDNKPTKLTGSSGALRVYADYLKQRTPEQLLLPWPTGIATASFTRTPEGALEFDCDGTVKLPVWDESGNIKKGCESQPKQWLKKLFQW from the coding sequence ATGATGACCAAAATGTTAACGCCAAAAAAGGCACCACCTAAAAAAGCGCCAGCAAAGAAGTCACCAGCGACCAAAGCCAAGCCTCGAAAACCGAGAGCTGCCGCGAAGAAGACCAAACCAAGAGCCAAAAAAACGGGCAACCGAGGCTGGTTGAAGCTCCTTTGGGGCATCGCGTGGAAAGCGGGCTTAGCCTTGGCTGCGCTATTGTTGTTCGTCGGTATCTACCTAGATTCGGTGGTCAAGCAGCGCTTTGAAGGTCAATTGTTTGATTTGCCTACCGTTGTTTATGCTCGCGTGTTGGACCTGTCTCCGGGTACTGCGGTGAGTTTGACACAGGTTAAGAATGAGCTAGATGTGCTTAATTACCGTAAGGTGAATTCTCCTCGTCACCCGGGTGAGTACTCTTCTTCTTCAACCAAGATTGAGATGATTCGTCGTCCGTTCGAGTTTGTCGATGGGCCGGAAGCCGACCGTCACGTGATGTTGCACTTCAATGGCAATGAATTAACCCGAATCCAGTCGTTAGAGAAGAAAGGCGACATGGGCTATCTGCGTGTTGAACCGAAAATGCTGGGTATGCTTGAGAAAAGCAACGATGAGCAACGACTGTTCTTAAAACGTAACCAGTTCCCAGAAGTGATGGTTGATGCGCTACTGGCGACCGAAGACCGAAACTTCTACCAACACGATGGGGTTTCGCCATTGGCGATCGCTCGTGCGATGGTGGTAAACGTTAAAGCCGGACGTACGGTACAAGGTGGTAGTACGCTGACTCAACAGTTGGCGAAGAACTTGTTCCTCTCTAGTGAACGCACATTGTGGCGTAAGGTTCGTGAGGCCTACATTGCGCTTATCTTGGATCATCGTTACAGCAAAGACCGTATCCTAGAGGCTTACTTAAATGAGGTTTACCTAGGGCAAAATGGTGGGCAAGCGATCCATGGCTTCGGTTTAGCGTCTCGCTTGTACTTCGGTCAGCCCATTCAAGAGCTCCGCATTGATCAACTAGCATTGTTGGTGGGTATGGTGAAAGGACCTTCGTATTACAATCCGGTTCGTTATCCTGAGCGGGCTAAGACTCGACGCGATTTGGTTCTTCGCTTATTGATGCAGCAAGACATATTAACTCCGCGACAATACGAAGAAGCGGCGAGTCGTGATTTGGATATTCAAGACAATCCACGTATTGCTAGCCGTCAGCCAGCTTACTTCCAACAAGTCAATATTGAGCTTAAGAAGTATGTCGGTGATCGATTTGAAGCGAAAAAAGGGATTCGAGTCTTCACCTCTCTGGATCCGGTTTCCCAAGACAAGTTAGAGAAGTCGATTGCACGCAAGGTGCCTGATTTATCGAAAACCGCAGGTAACAAACTGGAAGCAGCAGCTATTGCCGTAGATAGAAATACCGGTGAAATTCGAGCTATGGTTGGTGGTAAGCGTACTGGCTACGATGGCTTTAACCGTGCCTTGAACGCGAGTCGTCCTATTGGTTCTTTAGTTAAGCCTGCAATCTACTTAACCGCATTGGAACAACCTGATAAGTACACACTTGCGACAACATTGATGGATACGCCATTAAGCTTGAAAGGCAGCAAAGGAAGTGTGTGGAGCCCAAGAAACTTCGATCGTAAGTTCCGTGGAGATGTGCCCTTGTATGTGGCGCTTTCTAAGTCTTATAACGTACCTACGGTTCGCTTAGGTATGCAGTTAGGCATTGATAGCGTCTCCGATACGATTGGAAAACTGGGCGTCGATAAGAATGAAATTCGTCCAGTGCCATCGATGTTTTTGGGTTCGTTCTCACTGACTCCGTTCCAGGTGGCACAGATGTACCAAACCATCACCAACTCTGGCCGTATCGCACCTTTGTCTGCGCTTCGTTCGGTGGTTGATAATGATGGTGAGGTTCTGTATCAGTCGATTCCTCGTGTATCACAGAGCGTTGACCAGCAAGCGGCTTGGCTAACCACCTACGCGATGAAGCGTGGTGTGTCGGAAGGCACGGGGCGCTTCCTACAAGGTCAGTTTGCATGGGCTGGTTTAGCCGGTAAAACAGGCACCAGTAACGACAGCCGAGACAGTTGGTTTGTTGGAGTTGACGGTCGTGAGGTGACGACGATTTGGCTCGGGCGTGATGACAATAAACCGACTAAACTCACAGGTTCTAGCGGTGCGCTGCGTGTCTATGCTGATTACCTGAAGCAAAGAACACCAGAACAGTTATTGCTGCCTTGGCCGACAGGGATTGCGACCGCCAGCTTTACTCGAACTCCCGAAGGGGCTTTAGAGTTTGACTGTGATGGTACCGTAAAATTGCCAGTTTGGGATGAAAGCGGGAATATTAAAAAGGGCTGTGAAAGTCAACCAAAACAGTGGCTAAAGAAGCTTTTTCAGTGGTAA